From the genome of Paracoccus seriniphilus, one region includes:
- a CDS encoding Glu/Leu/Phe/Val family dehydrogenase — MGLTLTDLEAPEGYERLIEARDPQVGLHALICLHSTVLGPAAGGCRMWAYGTEAEAIDDVTRLAKGMTYKNAMADLGLGGGKSVIIGDAKRNKTPELMRAFGRAVQALYGRYYTAEDVGISPRDMAHAAEETRYAVGLSKASGDPSPWTAEGVFRCLKLGAQDTFGSDDLNGLRVLVQGLGHVGLSLAEKLHVAGASLIVTDIAQTALQEARDRLDAEICAPEAVFDQQMDIFAPCALGGVLTPEHVARLSARLVCGAANNQLATPEVAQDLMAREITYLPDYVVNAGGIISVASEIHGTGDAWRRARLDGIADRVAQMLSTAREQGRSTTVIADEMVESMLARSRSA, encoded by the coding sequence ATGGGCCTGACACTGACAGATCTGGAGGCTCCGGAGGGCTATGAGCGGCTGATCGAAGCCAGAGACCCTCAGGTTGGGCTGCACGCGCTGATCTGCCTGCACTCGACGGTTCTGGGCCCCGCGGCGGGCGGATGCCGCATGTGGGCATATGGCACCGAGGCAGAAGCGATTGACGACGTGACGCGGCTTGCCAAGGGCATGACCTACAAGAACGCCATGGCGGATCTGGGGCTTGGCGGCGGAAAATCGGTGATCATCGGCGATGCAAAACGCAACAAGACACCTGAATTGATGCGTGCCTTCGGCCGTGCGGTGCAGGCGCTGTACGGACGCTATTATACCGCCGAGGACGTCGGCATATCACCTCGGGACATGGCACATGCAGCCGAGGAAACCCGCTATGCTGTCGGACTGTCGAAAGCCTCGGGCGATCCGTCTCCCTGGACGGCGGAGGGTGTGTTCCGCTGCCTGAAACTGGGCGCGCAGGATACTTTTGGCAGCGATGATCTGAACGGGCTCCGGGTTCTAGTTCAGGGGCTGGGGCATGTTGGTCTGTCGCTGGCAGAAAAGCTGCACGTTGCAGGAGCAAGTCTGATCGTGACCGATATCGCCCAAACAGCGCTGCAGGAGGCTCGCGACCGGTTGGATGCCGAGATTTGCGCGCCGGAGGCAGTCTTTGACCAGCAGATGGATATCTTTGCTCCCTGTGCTCTTGGCGGTGTACTGACTCCGGAGCATGTAGCCCGGCTTTCGGCCAGACTGGTCTGTGGCGCGGCCAACAATCAGCTGGCCACACCTGAGGTTGCGCAGGATCTGATGGCGCGCGAAATCACCTATCTTCCCGATTATGTGGTCAATGCAGGTGGGATCATCAGCGTCGCCAGCGAAATCCACGGCACCGGGGATGCATGGCGTCGAGCCAGACTGGACGGAATCGCGGATCGTGTGGCGCAAATGCTTTCCACCGCGCGCGAGCAAGGCCGTAGCACCACTGTGATCGCCGATGAAATGGTAGAATCGATGCTGGCACGGAGCAGGTCAGCCTAG
- a CDS encoding site-specific tyrosine recombinase XerD, translated as MSHSDLRAISTFLDAIAAELGSSQNTLMAYGRDLRDLVEWLASRGLSLKAITRDQIEAYLAHCDAQGLSRATRARRLSSIRQFCRFALEEGWRDDDPAIRISGPGRAKRLPKTLSTEEVDALLAAAPELGRNEPERLRNACLMELLYATGMRVSELVMLPVASCRGDPAVLMVRGKGNKDRMVPLTAPARAALSAWIACRDNAPEDSRLGRLIAGQGARWLFPAPGAAGHLPRQSFGRLLKDIAIAAGIDPSRVTPHVIRHAFATHLLQGGADLRSIQTLLGHADLGTTEIYTHVLDARMRDLVLNHHPLAHPAPPTDSER; from the coding sequence ATGAGCCATTCAGACTTGCGGGCAATATCGACCTTTCTTGACGCCATTGCCGCAGAACTTGGCTCGTCACAGAACACGTTGATGGCCTATGGGCGCGACCTGCGCGATCTGGTCGAATGGCTGGCATCTCGCGGGCTGTCTCTGAAGGCGATCACCCGCGACCAGATCGAGGCCTATCTGGCCCATTGCGATGCGCAGGGATTGTCACGCGCGACGCGAGCCCGACGCCTCTCCTCGATCCGGCAGTTCTGTCGCTTTGCGCTGGAAGAGGGCTGGCGCGATGATGATCCGGCGATCCGCATTTCGGGACCGGGACGGGCCAAACGCCTGCCCAAGACACTCTCGACCGAGGAAGTGGATGCGCTGCTGGCCGCCGCTCCCGAATTGGGACGAAACGAGCCCGAGAGGCTGCGCAATGCCTGCCTGATGGAATTGCTCTATGCCACCGGCATGCGGGTCAGTGAGCTGGTGATGCTGCCCGTCGCCTCTTGCCGGGGGGACCCCGCAGTGCTGATGGTGCGCGGCAAGGGAAACAAGGACCGCATGGTGCCGCTGACCGCGCCTGCGCGCGCGGCTCTCTCGGCTTGGATTGCCTGTCGCGACAACGCGCCCGAGGACAGCCGCCTTGGCCGTCTGATCGCGGGCCAGGGCGCGCGCTGGCTGTTCCCCGCTCCCGGCGCTGCGGGCCATCTGCCCCGCCAGAGCTTTGGCCGATTGCTGAAAGATATCGCCATTGCCGCCGGAATCGACCCGTCGCGCGTCACTCCGCATGTCATTCGCCATGCCTTTGCCACACATTTGTTGCAGGGTGGCGCAGATCTGCGCAGCATCCAGACCCTTCTGGGCCATGCGGATCTGGGCACGACCGAGATCTATACCCATGTTCTGGATGCGCGCATGCGCGATCTGGTCCTGAACCATCACCCTCTTGCGCATCCTGCGCCCCCAACCGACAGCGAACGTTAA
- the aroB gene encoding 3-dehydroquinate synthase, with amino-acid sequence MTDTTTIHVPLGARAYDVRIGAGLIERAGPEIAPLLSRPRVAIVTDETVAGLHLARLQAALAREGIASQALTLPAGEATKSWSHLTRTVEWLLEQKIERRDIVIGFGGGVIGDLVGFAASILRRGVRFVQIPTSLLAQVDSSVGGKTGINSPHGKNLIGAFHQPSLVLADIAVLDTLTPRDFRAGYGEVMKYGLLGDEKFFGWLEENAVSLKDDLALRQEAVAHSVRMKAGVVTRDETEQGERALLNLGHTFGHALEAATGYSDRLLHGEGVAIGCALAFDLSARMGLCSQEAPSRVLEHLSQMGMPARLSDIPGDLPDDQALIGLMAQDKKVVDGQLRFVLARGIGNAFVCDDVERSALVAVLADAR; translated from the coding sequence ATGACAGATACTACCACGATTCATGTCCCGCTGGGCGCGCGCGCCTATGATGTCCGCATTGGCGCTGGATTGATCGAGCGCGCCGGGCCGGAAATCGCGCCGTTGCTGTCGCGTCCGCGCGTCGCGATCGTCACCGATGAGACCGTGGCGGGGCTGCATCTGGCGCGTTTGCAGGCCGCGCTGGCCCGCGAAGGCATTGCCTCCCAGGCGCTGACACTGCCCGCCGGTGAAGCCACGAAAAGCTGGTCCCATCTGACGCGGACGGTTGAATGGCTGCTGGAACAGAAGATCGAACGGCGTGACATCGTCATCGGCTTTGGCGGTGGCGTGATCGGCGATCTGGTGGGATTTGCTGCCTCGATCTTGCGCCGTGGCGTGCGTTTCGTGCAGATCCCCACATCGCTGCTGGCGCAGGTGGACAGTAGCGTTGGTGGCAAGACCGGCATCAACAGCCCTCATGGCAAGAACCTGATCGGGGCGTTTCATCAGCCCTCGCTGGTTCTCGCCGATATCGCGGTACTGGATACGCTGACCCCGCGTGACTTCCGGGCCGGCTATGGCGAGGTGATGAAATACGGGCTGCTGGGGGATGAGAAGTTCTTTGGCTGGCTAGAGGAAAATGCCGTTTCGCTGAAGGATGACCTGGCGCTGCGACAGGAAGCCGTGGCCCATTCGGTCCGGATGAAGGCGGGTGTCGTGACACGTGACGAGACCGAACAGGGCGAAAGGGCGCTGCTCAATCTGGGCCACACCTTCGGACATGCGCTGGAGGCCGCGACGGGGTATTCCGACCGGCTGCTGCATGGGGAAGGTGTCGCGATTGGCTGTGCACTGGCATTCGATCTGTCCGCGCGCATGGGGTTGTGCAGTCAGGAAGCGCCCAGCCGGGTGCTGGAGCATCTGTCCCAGATGGGCATGCCCGCACGGCTGAGCGACATCCCCGGCGATCTGCCTGATGATCAGGCGCTGATCGGGCTGATGGCGCAGGACAAGAAGGTCGTCGACGGGCAGTTGCGCTTTGTTCTGGCACGCGGAATCGGCAATGCTTTCGTATGCGATGATGTCGAACGTTCGGCTCTGGTCGCGGTTCTGGCCGACGCACGCTGA
- a CDS encoding shikimate kinase, whose protein sequence is MNHRLKRHIVLIGMMGAGKTAIGSEIARRYGVRFTDIDAEIEAAAAMTISEIFDRDGEEFFRRRETQVLSRILAGPPAIISTGGGAWMRPQNRKLIADSGLSVWLNCDLETLWHRVRQRSTRPLLKTADPKGTLARLIEERYPVYGLADLIFHSQGGDSVEASATRLIAEIRAADPDLLEPK, encoded by the coding sequence ATGAATCATCGGCTCAAGCGTCATATCGTTCTGATCGGGATGATGGGGGCGGGAAAAACCGCGATCGGGTCAGAGATCGCGCGACGCTATGGCGTGCGTTTTACCGATATTGACGCCGAAATCGAAGCGGCAGCGGCAATGACGATCAGCGAAATCTTTGACCGCGATGGAGAAGAGTTCTTTCGACGACGCGAAACGCAGGTCCTGTCGCGAATTCTGGCCGGTCCGCCGGCAATCATTTCCACGGGTGGTGGTGCCTGGATGCGGCCGCAGAATCGCAAGCTGATTGCCGATTCGGGATTGTCGGTCTGGTTGAACTGCGATCTGGAGACGCTGTGGCACCGCGTTCGCCAACGCAGCACCCGGCCGTTGCTGAAAACGGCCGATCCCAAGGGCACATTGGCCAGGCTGATCGAGGAACGCTATCCGGTCTATGGTCTGGCCGATCTGATCTTCCACTCCCAAGGTGGCGACAGCGTCGAAGCATCCGCCACGCGTCTGATCGCCGAAATCCGTGCCGCCGACCCCGATCTGCTGGAGCCGAAATGA
- the mgtE gene encoding magnesium transporter, translating into MADQQDPRNDDKKIVNMSDSEREEDEFLPRRELLDQIDEAIEAEDTERLNALLEPMHAADIADIIEQLHGSERTAFLQLYSDRIDGEILSEIDEAIREEVLEFLPRDVLADAVREMDSDDVVDLIEDLDEPERAEILAALDDSDRAAVQQSLAYPEHSAGRLMQSETVTAPEHWSVGETIDFLRSEDWLPEQFYHIILVDPRRHPIGYVALGRLLASRREVPLKDLCEDSFRTVSAYAEEGDVAYAFNQYHLISAPVVDADDRLVGVITIDDAMYVLDEEHEEDILRLAGVGEDSAITDTALETMRQRLPWLMVNLVTAILASLVIAVFETTIQQIVALAVLMPIVASMGGNAGTQTLTVAVRALATKSLTGSNVWRVVKREAIVGLMNGLAFAIVMSVVAWFWFDGVSLGAVIGIAMIVNLTVAALAGILIPLAMEKAGADPALASGTFVTTVTDVVGFFAFLGLASAVLK; encoded by the coding sequence ATGGCCGATCAGCAGGACCCCCGAAACGACGACAAGAAGATCGTGAACATGTCCGATTCCGAACGCGAAGAGGATGAGTTCCTGCCCCGGCGCGAGTTGCTTGACCAGATCGACGAAGCCATCGAAGCCGAGGACACCGAACGGCTGAACGCGCTGCTAGAGCCGATGCACGCGGCCGATATCGCCGATATCATAGAACAGTTGCACGGCTCCGAGCGAACCGCATTCCTGCAGCTTTATTCCGACAGGATCGATGGCGAGATCCTCTCTGAAATCGACGAGGCGATTCGCGAAGAGGTCCTGGAATTCCTGCCCCGCGATGTCCTTGCCGACGCCGTGCGGGAAATGGACAGCGACGACGTCGTAGACCTGATCGAGGATCTGGACGAGCCCGAACGTGCAGAGATCCTTGCCGCGCTGGACGACAGTGATCGTGCCGCCGTCCAGCAGTCTCTGGCCTATCCCGAACATTCGGCCGGCCGCCTGATGCAATCGGAGACCGTCACCGCGCCCGAACATTGGTCGGTGGGCGAGACGATCGACTTCCTGCGCTCCGAGGACTGGCTGCCCGAACAGTTCTATCACATCATTCTGGTCGATCCGCGCCGCCATCCGATCGGCTACGTGGCCCTGGGCCGCCTGCTGGCATCGCGACGCGAGGTTCCGCTGAAAGATCTGTGCGAAGACAGCTTTCGCACCGTCAGCGCCTATGCCGAAGAGGGCGATGTTGCCTATGCCTTCAACCAGTATCACCTGATCTCGGCGCCGGTCGTGGATGCCGATGATCGTCTGGTCGGCGTGATCACCATCGATGACGCCATGTATGTTCTGGACGAGGAGCATGAGGAAGACATCCTGCGCCTGGCCGGCGTCGGCGAGGATTCCGCCATCACCGATACCGCGCTGGAAACCATGCGCCAGCGCCTGCCATGGCTGATGGTCAATCTGGTGACGGCCATCCTGGCCTCGCTGGTGATCGCTGTCTTCGAAACGACCATTCAGCAGATCGTGGCCCTGGCGGTCCTGATGCCCATCGTCGCCTCGATGGGGGGCAATGCCGGAACCCAGACGCTGACCGTCGCGGTGCGCGCATTGGCCACCAAGAGTCTGACCGGCAGCAATGTCTGGCGGGTCGTCAAACGTGAAGCCATTGTCGGGCTGATGAACGGGCTGGCCTTTGCCATCGTCATGAGTGTCGTGGCCTGGTTCTGGTTTGACGGCGTGTCACTGGGTGCAGTCATCGGCATCGCCATGATCGTCAATCTGACCGTGGCCGCGCTTGCAGGCATATTGATTCCGCTGGCAATGGAAAAGGCTGGCGCCGATCCTGCGCTTGCCTCGGGAACATTCGTGACGACGGTTACGGATGTGGTCGGCTTCTTCGCCTTTCTGGGCCTGGCATCGGCGGTGCTAAAATGA
- a CDS encoding HlyC/CorC family transporter — MDDPSSMFDAAFWLTSAAIFVLLMMSGFFSGSETALTAASRAKLRSRADKGDAGAETAMKVTEDSEKLIGAILLGNNVVNILSASLATALFTRMLGSGGVALATIVMTVLVLIFAEVMPKTYAISAPETVASMVARPIRWVTRLLSPIVAVVRVIVRGILSLFGLKTDPGSNMFSVRDEIAGALSIGHAAGAVHKEDRDRLLGALDLGNRTVEEIMRHRSGIEMINADLPPTEVLDQVLHSPHTRLPVYKDERENVVGVVHTKDLLRAVNKAAHEGAGLDALRNLDLMTVAMKPYFVPDTTALDEQMREFLKRRTHFALVVDEYGSLRGLITLEDILEEIVGEIADEHDTEDDQTLTPNAQGDYTVDGGMTIRDLNRQLDWTLPDDEANTVAGLVIHMAQSIPDPGQVFSFHGYRFEVVARRENRITRLRVRPLGPLRPIEE, encoded by the coding sequence ATGGACGACCCTTCGAGTATGTTCGACGCCGCCTTCTGGCTGACCAGCGCGGCAATCTTTGTGCTTTTGATGATGTCAGGGTTCTTTTCCGGCTCGGAAACGGCACTGACCGCAGCCAGCCGCGCCAAGCTGAGGTCGCGCGCCGACAAGGGTGACGCCGGGGCCGAAACGGCAATGAAGGTCACCGAAGACAGTGAAAAGCTGATCGGCGCGATCCTTCTGGGCAACAATGTCGTCAATATCCTGTCTGCCAGCCTGGCAACGGCCCTGTTCACCCGGATGCTGGGTTCGGGCGGGGTCGCACTTGCAACGATCGTGATGACGGTCCTGGTGCTGATCTTCGCCGAGGTGATGCCCAAGACCTATGCAATTTCCGCCCCCGAAACCGTCGCCAGCATGGTCGCGCGGCCAATCCGTTGGGTGACCCGGCTGCTGTCGCCCATCGTGGCCGTGGTTCGGGTGATCGTGCGCGGGATACTGTCGCTCTTCGGACTGAAGACGGACCCTGGCTCGAACATGTTCTCGGTTCGCGACGAAATCGCCGGAGCGCTCTCCATCGGCCATGCTGCCGGCGCGGTGCACAAGGAAGACCGCGACCGCCTTCTGGGCGCACTGGATCTGGGCAATCGCACGGTCGAGGAAATCATGCGCCACCGCTCGGGGATCGAGATGATCAATGCCGATCTGCCTCCGACCGAGGTTCTGGATCAGGTCCTGCACAGCCCCCATACGCGTCTGCCGGTCTACAAGGATGAACGCGAAAACGTGGTCGGCGTGGTCCATACCAAGGATCTGCTGCGCGCGGTCAACAAGGCCGCCCATGAAGGCGCGGGCCTGGATGCCCTGCGCAATCTGGACCTGATGACCGTCGCCATGAAACCCTATTTCGTGCCCGACACCACCGCGCTTGATGAACAGATGCGCGAGTTCCTCAAGCGGCGCACGCATTTCGCGCTGGTCGTCGATGAATATGGCTCATTGCGCGGCCTGATCACGCTGGAAGACATTCTCGAAGAAATCGTGGGCGAGATCGCCGACGAGCATGACACCGAAGACGATCAGACCCTGACCCCGAACGCCCAGGGCGATTACACGGTTGACGGCGGCATGACGATCCGCGACCTCAACCGCCAACTGGACTGGACCCTGCCCGATGACGAGGCCAATACCGTCGCCGGTCTGGTCATCCATATGGCCCAATCGATCCCCGACCCCGGACAGGTCTTTTCCTTCCATGGCTACCGCTTCGAGGTCGTCGCCCGGCGCGAAAACCGGATCACCCGCCTGCGTGTCAGACCTCTGGGGCCCCTTCGCCCGAT
- a CDS encoding 5-formyltetrahydrofolate cyclo-ligase — translation MSAAAKSELRKQALEQRLRLGGDQQALHHRLVHALQPHAGQILAGYWPMRGEADPRGAMAQHDGATCLPVVTGQGMPLIFRRWSGGELESGPFGTSHPPESAGVLVPQVLIVPLAGFDRRGNRIGYGGGFYDRTLEQLRSNSNAAAIGLAFSTQELPRIPAESFDQPLDLIVTDQEIIRPSR, via the coding sequence ATGAGCGCCGCGGCCAAATCCGAACTGCGCAAGCAGGCCCTCGAGCAGCGTCTGCGTCTTGGCGGGGACCAACAGGCCCTGCATCACCGGTTGGTTCATGCCCTGCAGCCCCATGCCGGACAGATTCTGGCCGGATATTGGCCCATGCGGGGCGAGGCCGATCCGCGCGGGGCCATGGCACAGCATGACGGTGCGACCTGCCTGCCGGTCGTGACCGGACAAGGCATGCCGCTGATCTTTCGGCGCTGGTCAGGAGGAGAACTGGAAAGCGGACCTTTCGGAACCTCGCACCCGCCGGAATCGGCCGGCGTTCTTGTGCCACAGGTGCTGATTGTTCCACTTGCCGGCTTTGACAGGCGGGGAAACCGTATCGGTTACGGTGGTGGCTTTTATGACCGGACATTGGAGCAACTGCGCAGCAATTCCAATGCTGCGGCAATCGGTCTGGCTTTTTCGACCCAGGAACTGCCGCGGATACCAGCCGAATCCTTCGACCAGCCTCTGGACCTGATTGTCACTGATCAGGAGATCATTCGACCTTCAAGATGA